In Lacinutrix sp. Bg11-31, the DNA window TTTACTATCGCTTCTTTAGCAGTGTTGGTGTGCTCTAAAAGTTGGTAGGTTCCAATCTCTACAGTTTCTACATCTATGCCTAGTCCAGAGGTAGAATTCGCTTGTGGATCTGCATCGATAAGTAATACTTTTTTCTCTAAAACACCTAAAGAAGCTGCTAGATTTATTGAAGTCGTTGTTTTTCCAACGCCTCCTTTTTGATTGGCAATGGCTATTATTTTACCCATTAATTGATTTGGTTTTATTAGAGAGCTTTCGTTTAAAAGTCCAGACGTAAAAATACAATTATTTATGGGTTTAGAAAACGGAAGTTGTTAACAGTTGCTTAAACTTAAAAGTTAGCTTTTATAAGTTGTTTCTTTATTTATGCCTTTTGTTGTCTAGTATAGAGCCAAAAGAGATAGAAATAAGTTAATTAAGGCATAGAATTTGTATTATTTAAACAGAACATTAGGTTAAAGTATTTATTCGGTATTTTTACCTGAAACTCAATTTTAAAATGAAACAATTATCATATAGTCTGCTTATAATTTGCACGTTACTTTATGGAGTACATAGTTTTGCACAAGAAATTATTGCAGATAAAGGAAGTTATGGAATTGATACAAAGCATAAAATTATTGTTTGGCATCAAAAGGATTTAGATTCCATTGTTTCAATAAATAAAAAGATTACTACTATAAAATTTAATAAAAATTTTAAGTTAAAGGAAGCCTCAAACCAATTATCATATACTGAAGGTGTAAGTGTTACAAATGGAGAAGACTACGTTTTATATATTTCTAAAATACCGCTAATACATATTACTATTGATACTTCTACTATTAATAGTGATTCAAAAATACCAGGTTATTTTACCTATTTTAATAATAACGAATACCTTGAAAGTGTAATAGGAGTTAGGCAACGTGGTAATTTATCGTTAGGTTTTCCAAAGAAATCTTTCGATTTAGAGTTTTGGACAGATGGTGTTTCCAAAGAAAAAAAAGATGTAAAGTTTAAAGGTATGCGATCTGATGATGATTGGATTTTAGATGGTATGTATAATGAGCCATTGCGTTTACGGTCTCATATAGCAACTAATTTATGGACAAAAATTCATAAACCTTATTATGCAGAAAAAGAACCTAAAGCAAAAAGTGGGTTCGAAGTAAAGTATGTTGAAGTTTTTAAAAACAACGAATATTTTGGCATTTATCAGTTTTCAGAATCTGTAGATAGAAAACAATTAAAGCTTAAAAAGAATGTTGGTAAGATTATTAATGGTAAATTATACAAAGCTAATTCTTATGATGGTGGACCAGATTTTAGCAAGTCTCCTGCTAAGTTTAATAATATTTTCCCACATTGGAATGGCTGGAAAACGGAATATCCTTTTATAAATTACACCTCAGATTTCGAAAATTTATCTCAATTTACGGGTTTAGTAGTTAATGGTACAGATGAAGCATTTTCTAAAAACATAGAAAAAGAGGTTCATATTACTAACGCTATAGACTATTATCTTCTTGTAAATGTACTTAGAGCAACCGATAATTTAGGTAAAAACTATTACCTAGGAAAGTATGATAAAGATGAGCCTTACTTTTTTACTCCATGGGATTTAGATGGTGTTTTAGGTGTTATTCAAGATGGTAAACGCGAGCGCATAACAGATAATGTTTTAGGGAATGGGCTTTTTAATAGATTGCTAGAAGTTAACCCAAACAATTATAAAGCAAAAGTAAAAGCAAGATGGATTGCATTAAGAACTACTGCTTTTAGTAATGAAGACTTACTGTCTAGAATTGATAAAGTCTATGCTAAGTTTACTGAAGAAAAAGTTTACGAACGCGAACAATTGGTTTGGAAAAACAAGTTGAATGAAGAAACTAATAAGGAACATTATAATTATTTAAAGTTGTTTTTAGAAGATAGATTACTCTTTCTAGATACTTACTTTAAAACTTTATAATTAGTCTTGTAATGGTGTTTTTATAGCGTTATCGTCGATAATGAATTCTTGATTATTTTCTATAAGTAATCCTTTTGTTTTACCTGTAAATTTAATGTCTTCATGGTGAACATCAGTCATGATTACGCTACCATTAAAACCGGTTGATATTTTTTTAACTGGAGTATGACCAATTACTATTTTTTCTGAATTATAATATTTTAAAATGGCCTCAAGTTCTGTCTCTTTTATTTTATCATATTGAAACCTAGTCTTAACTAAACCTCTATACCAAAAAGGACCTTTTGTACTATAAAGAAAATCAGTCGTTTTATCTTTTGATTTTTTTAAACTGTGAAATTGTAAGCGAACAAGTTTATTTATGTCCTCAAGATCTAATTTGTAATCTAGAATTTCAGGGCTTAATCCTGCATGAACAAATAGATAATGGCCAATTTTTTCAATAATATTTTTTGTAGCTAACCATTTACCTAACTCAGAATTTTTAGAGTATAGATGCTTTACCGCTTCTTTTTGGTCTTCTAGTTGGCTTATTTCCTGTGCAGCTTTTATGTATTTACCAAGATTGTATCTATGGTCTCCATAAAAATTAAGTATTTCATGGTTTCCTAAAATAAAATGTACAACACCATTCTGTTTTTTTGCTTGATCTTCAAGTTTGTATATTAACCAGAGTACTTGTGTTACATTTTTACCTCTATCTACAAAGTCGCCTCCTAAAACTAAATGACCATTGCCATAAATCCAGTTATGGTTTTCATCAATTACTTTATTTGCATATAAAAAACTAGAAAAAGCATCATATTTACCTTCAATGTCTGAAATAATAACCATTTTTTCTGGCAGGCTGTAAACTGTTTCAGGAATTGTATATTCATCTTTTAAAGACAAGTAAAACGCGTTTTTATCTTTATTATCTACTCTTACAACTACCGAATCTCTATTAAAAAATGGAGAGACCGTAAGCCTGTTTTTTGAGGTAATGGTATACAATAAAGAATCGTTTATTATATAGGGACCATCACTTCCATTAAAGGCTATGGGTTTATTGTTTTTTTGCTTTTCTGCATTATCTACTTTTTTAGGAACATTAGGAAAAGTAGCTTGTTGGGCATAACTATTAATATGTAAGCTTAAAGCAAAGCAGAGACCTAAAAGGATACAATTTAAATTAATATGTTTCAAGGCGCTGCTTTTCATTGTTATTGCAAAGATATATTGTCTTTTAATATTGAAGCAAAAATTGTTCCAAGAGTTCTTATTGTATTGTACACATTTAAAGCGATAGGCTTAGTTAAGTTGTGCTTCAATTAAACTCAAAAATACAACTATAAGGTAATAAAACGGAAGTTGTTTAAGGTATTTAGATACAAATAATCATCTAAATTAATAATAATAGAAAGTCTTAGAAAGAATAATATTACAATTAGAGTAATTATACATGTGTTTTCTTACGTATAATTACTTATTTTATTATATAATGCTTAAAATCAGTAAAATAGAGTGTTTGGTTTGCAACGTATTAAGTCTTTTTATATATCTTTAAGTGCTATTAATCAACTTTTTATATTATGAAAAACATAAATCAAATTTTAAAAAAGTCCCTAACCTTAATCCTACTATTAGTATTTTCTTTTACTGTACAATCGCAAATAAAAAAAACAGCAAGTGTTGAAGGTATTACAGAATATATGCTAGACAATGGTTTAAAAGTACTACTGTTTCCAGATAATTCTGCACAAACAATAACTGTAAATATTACCTATAGAGTAGGTTCTAGACACGAAGGTTATGGCGAAAAAGGAATGGCGCATTTATTAGAGCATTTGGTGTTTAAAGGTACTCCAAATCACCCAAACATTCCAGAAGAATTAACCTCACATGGTGCACGACCAAACGGAACTACTTGGTACGATCGTACTAATTATTTTGAAACCTTTAATGCTACCGAAGAAAATCTGGATTGGGCTTTAGATTTGGAATCCGATCGCATGCTAAACTCCTTTATAGCCGAAAAAGATCTTCAATCTGAATTTTCTGTGGTACGAAATGAATTTGAAATGAGCGAAAACTCACCTTCAAGTGTGCTTGTAGATAAAGTAATTAGTTCTGCATATTTATGGCATAACTACGGACAATCTACAATAGGAAATCGCTCAGACATTGAACGTGTGCCTATTGAAAACTTAAAAGCATTTTATAAAAAATATTATAGACCAGACAATGCTGTATTAATGGTAACAGGAAAGTTTGAAGAAGCTAATATGTTAGCCAAAGTTGTAAAAAAGTTTGGTGTACTTAAAAATTCAGGAGCACCTTTAAAAGATGTTCCAACCATAGAACCTGCTCAAGATGGAGAAAAAAGAGTAACATTAAGTCGCGTTGGAGATTTGCAAATAGTATCTGCTCTTTATCATACTCCAGCAGTATCTCACGAAGATTATGCAGCAATTGCAGTTGCAGAGTTAATACTTGCCGATGAGCCTTCTGGAAGATTATATAAAGCATTAGTAAACGAAAAAAAAGCGTCTAGCCTTTGGTCGTTTTCTCCTTTTACAAAAGAACCTGGTTTTATGTACATAAATGTTGATGTGCCTTCAGACAAATCATTAACAGAAGCAGAAACAACCTTGTTATCTTTATTAGATAATTTAGGAAATAATCCTGTAACTGAAACAGAAGTAAATCGTGGTAAAACTAAGTTTTTAAAACAAGCAGATGATGTTTTTAGAGACTCTGCAAGATTTGGCACCTTTATGAGTGAGTTTATTGGAGCAGGAGATTGGCGTTTAGCATTTGTTTTGCGTGATCGTGTAGAAAACATGACAGCAGATAAAGTAAATGCAGCAATACAACGCTATTTAATTAAAACCAATAGAACGGTTGGTTTATTTATTCCTGAAGAAAAACCTATGCGAGTATCTATAGAACATACAGAAGGTATTGAGGCTTTAGTAACAAACTACAAAGGAAAAGAAAGCATGGGAGCAGGAGATGTTTTTAATGTGTCTTTCGATAATATTCAAAGCACTTTAAATACAGGAACTTTAAGTAGTAGTCCAATAGCATATGGTTTTATTAAAAAGAATAATCGAGGCAAAACAGTAACCGTTTCTTTTACTTCTAGAACAGGAAATGTTAATGATCTCATGAATAAAGGGCTTGCAGCAAGTTATACCGCAAAAATGTTGAATAAAGGAACAAAAAGTAAATCTAGACAAGCTATTGAAGATAAATTAAGTGCTATTAAATCTTCGATTAGTTTTAGTGGTTCTAATGGGAAAATAACTGCTAATCTTACAAGTACAGAAGAAAATCTTACAGAAGCCTTATCCTTAATGGTAGATATGTTAAAGAATCCGTTGTTTGATGCTACAGAACTAGATAAGCTTAAAACTGAAGATTTGGCAGCTATAGAGCAAAACAAAACAGATCCACAGTTTTTAGCGATTAGAGAAATGGGACTATTAAACCAGTATTATAAAAAAGGACATCCACTTTATAATTGGACAATAGATGAAGAGGTTGCAGCAATAAATGCAGTTTCAGTTAAAGAGCTTCAAGCGTATTATAATAATTTTTATGGAATCTCCAATAACGCAACTTTAGTTGCTATTGGTAATATAGACGAGCAGGCTTTAAAAAGCTATTTTGATAATGCGTTTAAAGACTTTAAGTCTAATTTACCTTACACAGTTATTAGCGATAAGCATCAAAAAAATAAATCAGCAAACCAAAAAATTAAAACACCAGATAAAAAGAATGCCATCTCTTTTGGAACCTTACCAATAGAAACTAGTAAATATGACGACGATTATGCTGCATTACAAATGGCTGGCGAAATTTTAGGTGGTGGTTTTATAAGTTCTAGAATAGCAAACCGTTTGCGCCAACAAGATGGTGTAAGTTATGGAGCAGGAGCAAGAGTAAATGTAGATAATAATAAAAACGATAACAATTCTGCAGCTATGGTTTATGCTATTTATGCACCAGAAAATGCAGAAAAAGTACAACTAGGTTTTAGAGAGGAAATCGCTCGTTTTATTAAAGATGGTATTACTCAAGAAGAACTTAAAACAGCTGTAGATGGCTGGATTCAAGGACAAAGTGTTGCTAGAGCAAAAGATAACGAGTTATCTGGTGTTATTAGTAACAACATGTATTACGATAGAGATTTAAGTTTTCAACAAAATATTGAAGCTAAAGTAAGTAGTCTTACCGTTGCAGATGTTAATAAGGCAATTAAAAAACACTTTAAAACATTTGATGAATGGACCGTTGTAAACGCTGGAGATTTCGAAAATTTTGAAATTAAAAAAGAAGCTAAAAAAGTAGATTAGTTTTTAAGAAGTTTTAAAACATAAAACTTGCCAATTAGTAATTATTCTAGTTGGCAAGTTTTTGTTTATAAGGTTTTAGATTATTCAGGTTTATGTACTTCTAATTCTATTTCAATCATAAATT includes these proteins:
- a CDS encoding CotH kinase family protein, whose product is MKQLSYSLLIICTLLYGVHSFAQEIIADKGSYGIDTKHKIIVWHQKDLDSIVSINKKITTIKFNKNFKLKEASNQLSYTEGVSVTNGEDYVLYISKIPLIHITIDTSTINSDSKIPGYFTYFNNNEYLESVIGVRQRGNLSLGFPKKSFDLEFWTDGVSKEKKDVKFKGMRSDDDWILDGMYNEPLRLRSHIATNLWTKIHKPYYAEKEPKAKSGFEVKYVEVFKNNEYFGIYQFSESVDRKQLKLKKNVGKIINGKLYKANSYDGGPDFSKSPAKFNNIFPHWNGWKTEYPFINYTSDFENLSQFTGLVVNGTDEAFSKNIEKEVHITNAIDYYLLVNVLRATDNLGKNYYLGKYDKDEPYFFTPWDLDGVLGVIQDGKRERITDNVLGNGLFNRLLEVNPNNYKAKVKARWIALRTTAFSNEDLLSRIDKVYAKFTEEKVYEREQLVWKNKLNEETNKEHYNYLKLFLEDRLLFLDTYFKTL
- a CDS encoding metallophosphoesterase encodes the protein MKHINLNCILLGLCFALSLHINSYAQQATFPNVPKKVDNAEKQKNNKPIAFNGSDGPYIINDSLLYTITSKNRLTVSPFFNRDSVVVRVDNKDKNAFYLSLKDEYTIPETVYSLPEKMVIISDIEGKYDAFSSFLYANKVIDENHNWIYGNGHLVLGGDFVDRGKNVTQVLWLIYKLEDQAKKQNGVVHFILGNHEILNFYGDHRYNLGKYIKAAQEISQLEDQKEAVKHLYSKNSELGKWLATKNIIEKIGHYLFVHAGLSPEILDYKLDLEDINKLVRLQFHSLKKSKDKTTDFLYSTKGPFWYRGLVKTRFQYDKIKETELEAILKYYNSEKIVIGHTPVKKISTGFNGSVIMTDVHHEDIKFTGKTKGLLIENNQEFIIDDNAIKTPLQD
- a CDS encoding pitrilysin family protein, with amino-acid sequence MKNINQILKKSLTLILLLVFSFTVQSQIKKTASVEGITEYMLDNGLKVLLFPDNSAQTITVNITYRVGSRHEGYGEKGMAHLLEHLVFKGTPNHPNIPEELTSHGARPNGTTWYDRTNYFETFNATEENLDWALDLESDRMLNSFIAEKDLQSEFSVVRNEFEMSENSPSSVLVDKVISSAYLWHNYGQSTIGNRSDIERVPIENLKAFYKKYYRPDNAVLMVTGKFEEANMLAKVVKKFGVLKNSGAPLKDVPTIEPAQDGEKRVTLSRVGDLQIVSALYHTPAVSHEDYAAIAVAELILADEPSGRLYKALVNEKKASSLWSFSPFTKEPGFMYINVDVPSDKSLTEAETTLLSLLDNLGNNPVTETEVNRGKTKFLKQADDVFRDSARFGTFMSEFIGAGDWRLAFVLRDRVENMTADKVNAAIQRYLIKTNRTVGLFIPEEKPMRVSIEHTEGIEALVTNYKGKESMGAGDVFNVSFDNIQSTLNTGTLSSSPIAYGFIKKNNRGKTVTVSFTSRTGNVNDLMNKGLAASYTAKMLNKGTKSKSRQAIEDKLSAIKSSISFSGSNGKITANLTSTEENLTEALSLMVDMLKNPLFDATELDKLKTEDLAAIEQNKTDPQFLAIREMGLLNQYYKKGHPLYNWTIDEEVAAINAVSVKELQAYYNNFYGISNNATLVAIGNIDEQALKSYFDNAFKDFKSNLPYTVISDKHQKNKSANQKIKTPDKKNAISFGTLPIETSKYDDDYAALQMAGEILGGGFISSRIANRLRQQDGVSYGAGARVNVDNNKNDNNSAAMVYAIYAPENAEKVQLGFREEIARFIKDGITQEELKTAVDGWIQGQSVARAKDNELSGVISNNMYYDRDLSFQQNIEAKVSSLTVADVNKAIKKHFKTFDEWTVVNAGDFENFEIKKEAKKVD